Proteins from one Sander lucioperca isolate FBNREF2018 chromosome 16, SLUC_FBN_1.2, whole genome shotgun sequence genomic window:
- the edn2 gene encoding endothelin-2 produces MMIMMASFMCKTLTLFIICMALQEGCGLPLSERPELPAQAPHRVRTKRCSCNSWDDKECIYFCHLDIIWVNTPSKLLPYGLGSPLSRRRRRSAERCECLNPADKTCSGFCLQSSENPRTNVVGPLVESASTNSNTLLASFRSVIKSNVVIAKEILSSNENPGGVNRLRSRTRR; encoded by the exons atgatgataatgatggcTTCCTTCATGTGCAAGACACTGACTTTATTTATCATCTGCATGGCTCTGCAAGAGG GTTGTGGACTCCCGTTATCAGAGCGGCCAGAGCTGCCAGCTCAGGCTCCACACCGCGTTAGGACCAAACGCTGCTCCTGTAACAGCTGGGATGATAAAGAGTGCATCTACTTCTGCCACCTGGATATTATCTGGGTCAACACGCCAAG TAAACTGCTTCCTTATGGCCTTGGAAGTCCCCTGTCTCGTCGCCGGCGCCGTTCAGCTGAACGTTGCGAATGCCTTAACCCAGCCGATAAAACCTGCTCTGGCTTCTGCCTTCAAAG CTCAGAGAATCCAAGGACTAATGTCGTGGGCCCATTGGTAGAATCTGCAAGCACAAACAGCAACACGTTGCTGGCATCTTTCAG ATCTGTGATCAAGTCCAACGTTGTGATCGCAAAAGAGATTCTGTCATCAAACGAGAACCCGGGTGGGGTAAACAGGCTGAGGAGCAGAACAAGAAGGTAG